A genomic region of Amphiura filiformis chromosome 6, Afil_fr2py, whole genome shotgun sequence contains the following coding sequences:
- the LOC140155968 gene encoding mitofusin-2-like, translating to MNTMSGYLQRSGSSRSNSVVSKPFSSMDPDINHSSTPLRLFVDAKKKVNNIYNEMATHVDESTSFIKGVPEDLGVVSTDVNTKIETFAAQVEGIREVLARDHMKVAFFGRTSNGKSTVVNAMLRDKVLPSGIGHTTDCFLSVEGSETDEAYLQIQDSSERMSIKSVGQLAHALHSERIANHQNTIVHIFWPKSRCHLLQNDVILLDSPGIDVEPNLDEWIDKHCMDADVFVLVSNAESTLMRTEKSFFHKVSERLSKPNIFILNNRWDASAGEEYSEAVKQQHMERDVKFLVEELKVITEQEAEDRVFFVSAKEALITRTPKAPSTPDSSGPLAEGYQARLFAFENFERQFEECISHTAVKTKFEQHAKKGMQIVSCVQGMLDEVHNTASTKRSSCIEKRKDQHDRLEYITQQLKVLSMECKDKIKETAELGETKVSAAMTDEIRKLSTLVDQFDKSFHSDPLVIKIYKEELQKHLESGLGRNLDQRCSGEVMKAVDVVQTEMTDNMSALLPDEVRANIGGMQLRRRFDLSYRLDCQHLFSDFRENVDFQFSLGLTSLMNRFLGPKGTTAAMLGFANVIPRPMPPAGLPPAAATNQDELAVAVMTGLASLTSKTSVGLTLVIGIVWKAVGWRLLAVSGSLYGLVYVYERLTWTNRAKERAFKKQFVSYASEKLQLLVNFTSSNLSHQIQQELSGTYARLCMEIETTKDNLHKEIVALEDESQKLDSIMAKSKVLRNKAGWLDNELGRFMEKYIKEE from the exons ATGAACACCATGTCTGGCTACCTCCAGCGCTCTGGTTCTTCCCGATCCAATTCAGTGGTTAGTAAACCATTCAGCAGTATGGATCCAGATATCAACCATTCATCTACACCTCTCAGGCTCTTTGTTGATGCCAAGAAGAAAGTCAACAATATCTATAATGAGATGGCTACCCATGTTGATGAGAGCACATCATTTATTAAGG GTGTGCCAGAGGACCTAGGTGTAGTTTCTACAGATGTTAATACCAAGATAGAAACATTTGCTGCCCAGGTGGAGGGAATACGAGAGGTACTCGCCAGAGATCACATGAAAGTAGCTTTTTTTGGAAG GACAAGTAATGGGAAGAGTACAGTAGTGAATGCCATGTTGAGAGATAAGGTGCTGCCATCTGGTATAGGGCATACCACAGATTGTTTCCTCTCTGTAGAAGGTAGTGAGACAGATGAAGCCTACTTACAAATACAAGACTCAAGTGAAAGAATGAGTATCAAG tCTGTAGGTCAGTTAGCTCATGCATTACACTCTGAGAGAATAGCCAACCATCAGAATACAATAGTACACATCTTCTGGCCCAAATCAAGGTGTCATTTACTACAAAATGATGTCATACTCTTGGACAG CCCTGGAATAGATGTAGAACCCAATTTAGATGAGTGGATAGATAAACATTGTATGGATGCTGACGTCTTTGTCTTGGTATCCAATGCAGAGTCAACCCTTATGAGAACA GAGAAAAGTTTCTTTCACAAAGTGAGTGAGAGGTTATCTAAACCCAACATCTTCATCCTCAATAATCGCTGGGATGCATCAGCAGGGGAGGAGTATTCAGAGGCA GTAAAACAGCAACACATGGAAAGAGATGTCAAGTTCCTTGTTGAGGAGCTGAAGGTCATCACAGAGCAAGAGGCAGAGGATAGGGTGTTCTTTGTATCAGCTAAAGAAGCTCTTATCACACGCACACCCAAGGCACCAAGTACACCGGATTCAA GTGGGCCTCTTGCTGAAGGATACCAAGCCAGACTTtttgcatttgaaaattttgaaaggcAATTTGAG GAATGTATATCACACACTGCAGTGAAGACTAAATTTGAGCAGCATGCAAAGAAAGGCATGCAGATAGTTAGCTGTGTTCAAGGGATGTTGGATGAGGTACACAACACAGCATCTACAAAAAG GTCAAGTTGTATTGAAAAGCGCAAAGATCAGCATGACAGATTAGAATACATCACACAGCAACTCAAGGTTCTTTCAATGGAATGCAAAGACAAAATCAAGGAAACAGCTGAGCTGGGAGAAACAAAG GTATCAGCAGCCATGACAGATGAAATCAGAAAACTGTCAACACTTGTGGACCAGTTTGACAAATCCTTCCATTCAGATCCACTGGTCATCAAGATTTACAAAGAG GAACTACAGAAGCATTTAGAGTCTGGTTTAGGGAGGAATTTAGATCAGAGGTGTTCAGGAGAAGTGATGAAGGCAGTTGATGTAGTACAAACTGAAATGACAG ATAATATGTCAGCACTGTTACCAGATGAAGTAAGAGCTAATATCGGCGGCATGCAGTTACGGCGTCGATTTGATCTCAGCTATCGTCTCGATTGCCAGCATCTCTTCTCAGATTTCCGTGAGAATGTAGACTTTCAGTTTTCATTAGGGCTCACATCACTCATGAATAGATTCCTAGGGCCGAAAGGTACTACTGCTGCCATGCTAGGCTTTGCAAATGTG ATACCTCGTCCAATGCCACCAGCAGGTCTACCACCAGCTGCAGCAACTAACCAGGATGAGTTAGCAGTAGCAGTAATGACAGGGTTAGCATCATTGACTTCCAAAACATCTGTTGGACTAACACTCGTTATTGGCATT GTCTGGAAAGCAGTAGGTTGGCGATTGTTAGCAGTAAGTGGTAGTCTCTATGGTTTAGTGTATGTATACGAGCGTTTGACGTGGACCAACAGGGCCAAGGAACGTGCATTCAAGAAGCAGTTTGTCAGCTATGCATCAGAGAAACTTCAACTCTTAGTGAACTTCACCAGCTCCAATCTTAGCCATCAAATCCAGCA GGAGTTATCGGGCACATATGCTCGTCTCTGCATGGAGATAGAAACCACAAAAGACAATTTGCATAAAGAGATTGTAGCCCTAGAAGACGAATCTCAAAAATTGGACTCCATCATGGCCAAATCAAAGGTGCTGAG AAATAAGGCAGGCTGGTTAGACAATGAATTAGGCAGATTCATGGAGAAGTACATCAAAGAAGAATAG
- the LOC140155969 gene encoding centromere protein S-like produces the protein MTESDYEEQAYIQRLKAAVHYTVGQVCEETATEMDVTFSRQVIATISEAAFKQIALFAQDLELFAQHAKRSTISSDDVKLLARRSTQLSNHMKELSDQQAATTEAEREKRKANKSKKGKAKPTED, from the exons ATGACAGAATCCGATTATGAAGAGCAAGCTTACATCCAG CGTTTGAAAGCTGCAGTGCATTACACAGTTGGACAAGTATGTGAAGAGACTGCTACAGAGATGGACGTGACCTTCTCACGTCAGGTCATAGCCACAATATCAGAAGCTGCATTCAAGCAAATTG CTCTCTTTGCTCAGGACTTGGAGCTTTTTGCACA GCATGCCAAGAGATCAACCATATCCTCAGATGATGTGAAATTGTTAGCCAGAAGAAGTACACAATTG TCTAATCACATGAAAGAACTGAGTGACCAGCAAGCAGCAACTACAGAAGCAGAGCGGGAGAAGAGGAAAGCCAACAAGTCAAAGAAGGGCAAAGCAAAGCCAACAGAAGACTAG